Proteins encoded in a region of the Wenzhouxiangella sp. XN201 genome:
- a CDS encoding beta-ketoacyl synthase N-terminal-like domain-containing protein, translating into MRRVVVTGMGIVSSLGVGLETVNESLRQGRSGLVFSDEAREAGLRSHVCGGIDFDLEANIDRRLRRFMCPGAGYAWQAMREAIACANLDEGRVRSERTGLVAGAGGNSSVELIDAVDTHRERGIRKVGPFRVPKTMSSSINACLSTAYGIRGINYGITSACATSAHAIGHAADLIALGRQDVMFAGGGEDVHWTLSMLFDAMGALSTRYNETPERASRTYDADRDGFVISGGAGMLVLESLEHAQERGAEIIAEFGGFGATSDGADMVQPSGEGAARCMRQAMATVDEPIAYINTHGTSTPAGDIVELESIAEVFGGDIPPLSSTKPLTGHSLGAAGVHEAIYCLLMQRGRFITPSANIERLDERAEGYPIVRERREDIDLPVVMSNSFGFGGTNASLVFKRSESH; encoded by the coding sequence ATGAGACGGGTGGTAGTGACCGGCATGGGTATTGTCTCCAGCCTGGGCGTTGGCCTCGAGACCGTTAATGAATCCCTGCGTCAGGGCCGTTCGGGACTGGTGTTCAGCGACGAGGCGCGCGAGGCTGGTTTGCGCAGTCATGTCTGCGGGGGGATCGACTTTGACCTCGAAGCCAATATCGATCGCCGCCTGCGGCGGTTCATGTGTCCGGGCGCCGGCTACGCCTGGCAGGCCATGCGCGAGGCGATCGCGTGTGCCAATCTGGACGAGGGCCGGGTGCGCTCGGAACGGACCGGCCTGGTTGCCGGCGCCGGCGGCAACTCCAGCGTGGAGTTGATCGATGCGGTCGATACCCACCGTGAGCGCGGCATCCGCAAGGTCGGGCCGTTTCGTGTACCCAAGACCATGAGCAGCTCGATCAATGCCTGTTTGAGTACGGCCTACGGGATTCGCGGCATCAATTACGGCATCACTTCGGCCTGTGCCACCAGTGCGCACGCGATCGGCCACGCCGCCGACTTGATCGCGCTCGGCCGCCAGGACGTCATGTTCGCCGGCGGGGGCGAGGATGTGCACTGGACCCTGAGCATGCTGTTCGACGCCATGGGCGCGCTGTCGACCCGCTACAACGAAACGCCCGAGCGCGCATCGCGCACCTACGATGCCGACCGTGACGGTTTCGTCATCTCCGGCGGCGCCGGCATGCTGGTCCTCGAGTCGCTGGAGCACGCACAAGAGCGCGGTGCCGAGATCATCGCCGAGTTCGGCGGTTTCGGCGCCACCTCCGACGGTGCCGACATGGTCCAGCCCAGCGGCGAAGGCGCGGCGCGCTGCATGCGCCAGGCGATGGCAACCGTCGACGAGCCGATCGCCTACATCAACACCCACGGCACCAGCACGCCGGCCGGCGATATCGTCGAGCTGGAATCGATTGCCGAGGTGTTCGGCGGCGACATCCCGCCGCTGAGTTCGACCAAGCCACTCACTGGCCATTCCCTGGGGGCGGCCGGCGTACACGAGGCCATCTATTGCCTGCTGATGCAACGCGGCCGCTTCATCACGCCCTCGGCCAACATCGAGCGGCTCGACGAGAGAGCCGAGGGCTACCCGATCGTGCGCGAGCGCCGCGAAGATATCGACTTGCCGGTGGTGATGAGCAACAGCTTCGGCTTTGGTGGCACCAACGCCAGCCTGGTTTTCAAGCGATCGGAGTCGCACTGA
- a CDS encoding TetR/AcrR family transcriptional regulator C-terminal domain-containing protein → MRKSGEQRREEIVQAVIHLAAEKDGGQITAQAIADRVGIAQPTVFRHFKTRDRILEAVIEWIARQLLGVVGSVAAGTGPADERLRQLLEQQLSFIAKHRGLPRLLFSERLHQENTHLKRSVGRIMEAYSNTVADLLRDGVASGVFRPDLDADETARLILAMIQGLVMRWSIHDFDFELPNESASLWRLLEPALLKR, encoded by the coding sequence ATGCGTAAATCCGGCGAACAGCGACGCGAGGAGATCGTGCAGGCCGTAATCCACCTGGCCGCCGAGAAAGATGGCGGCCAGATCACGGCCCAGGCGATTGCCGACCGGGTGGGCATCGCCCAGCCGACGGTCTTCAGGCATTTCAAGACCCGCGACCGGATTCTCGAGGCGGTAATCGAGTGGATCGCCCGCCAACTGCTCGGTGTGGTCGGATCGGTTGCGGCCGGCACCGGGCCGGCCGACGAGCGCTTACGCCAATTGCTCGAGCAACAGCTCTCGTTCATCGCCAAGCATCGTGGCCTGCCGCGGCTGCTGTTTTCCGAGCGATTGCACCAGGAAAACACGCACTTGAAGCGCTCGGTCGGCAGGATCATGGAGGCCTACTCAAACACCGTCGCGGACCTGTTGCGCGATGGGGTGGCATCGGGAGTATTTCGACCCGACCTGGACGCCGACGAGACTGCCCGCCTGATTCTGGCCATGATCCAGGGGCTGGTGATGCGTTGGTCGATCCACGACTTCGACTTTGAACTCCCGAACGAGTCGGCGTCATTGTGGCGACTGCTGGAGCCGGCACTGCTCAAGCGGTAA
- the mreD gene encoding rod shape-determining protein MreD produces the protein MSARERGQWTLLASLVAVVVLTLMPLPAVAEDARPYWAALVMIYWNLEGGRLRYLGQAFIGGLVLDLLTGSLLGQHALSLLIISYLVERFRFRIRFFPPWQQAAVVMLLLFNDRIVQLWIIGLVGDRWPNWQWWLAPVIGMLIWPWLFLLLDAFRQRERRVRS, from the coding sequence ATGAGCGCGCGCGAACGCGGCCAATGGACCCTGCTGGCCTCGCTGGTCGCCGTTGTGGTCCTGACACTCATGCCGTTGCCCGCTGTGGCCGAGGATGCCCGGCCCTACTGGGCGGCACTGGTCATGATCTACTGGAATCTCGAAGGCGGCCGCCTGCGCTATCTGGGCCAGGCTTTCATCGGCGGGCTGGTACTGGATTTGCTGACCGGCTCGCTGCTGGGGCAGCATGCCCTGAGCCTATTGATCATCAGCTACCTGGTCGAGCGCTTTCGTTTTCGTATCCGCTTCTTTCCGCCCTGGCAGCAGGCGGCGGTGGTGATGCTGCTGCTGTTCAATGACCGCATTGTGCAACTGTGGATCATCGGGCTGGTGGGGGATCGCTGGCCCAACTGGCAATGGTGGCTGGCGCCGGTGATCGGCATGCTGATCTGGCCCTGGCTGTTCCTGTTGCTCGATGCCTTTCGACAGCGAGAGCGCCGGGTTCGGTCATGA
- the mrdA gene encoding penicillin-binding protein 2, whose translation MTVVMLLVIGALALRLALLQLDDHEQYVARADDNRVSLRALAPNRGLILDRQGRVLAENRPAYRLVIVPERTADLDTTLARVADLVAVSADERERFQLQKQRSRPFESITLKSNLTEEQVARLAIHRHRIEGIDIEPYLTRHYPHGELFAHLVGYVGRLDTRDRERLEADRYRATTHVGKTGIERQYEGRLHGHAGFERVETNASGRVLRVLERTDPRPGEDLRLNIDLDVQRAAYEALAEFAGAVVVLHVQTGEVLALVSKPGFDPNLFVHGIGHGAYNDLLTDFHQPLFNRVLAGGYEPGSTVKPFIALAGLQTGEISPETTVFSGGTFRLPNHRRVYRDWKDGGHGRVDLELALAESVNVYFYRLAVDLGIDRISRELALFGFGRATGLDLPGEISGILPTRSWKRATFGQPWFPGETVITGIGQGFTVVTPIQLAHATAALAGRGQTAPPALVDRREPVQMVRHDEAWWQAIHEGLEAVVHGARGTARAIGPELLVNMAGKTGTAQVFTRPEELEGFEEREQEDLPEFLRNHALFTGFAPADEPRLVVTVVAEHGGGGASVAAPIAASVLNAALEAGL comes from the coding sequence ATGACCGTAGTAATGTTGCTGGTGATCGGCGCACTGGCGCTTCGCCTGGCGCTTTTGCAGCTTGATGATCACGAACAATACGTGGCTCGCGCCGATGACAATCGGGTGAGTCTGCGCGCCCTGGCGCCCAATCGTGGCCTGATCCTCGATCGTCAGGGTCGGGTACTGGCCGAGAACCGGCCGGCCTACCGGCTGGTGATCGTACCCGAGCGTACCGCCGATCTCGATACCACCCTGGCCCGGGTTGCCGACCTGGTCGCAGTCAGTGCCGACGAGCGGGAGCGATTCCAGCTTCAAAAACAACGTTCGCGCCCGTTCGAATCGATCACGCTCAAGAGCAACCTGACCGAAGAGCAGGTGGCGCGCCTGGCCATTCATCGACATCGTATCGAGGGCATCGACATCGAGCCCTATCTGACCCGTCACTACCCGCACGGCGAGCTGTTCGCCCACCTGGTCGGCTACGTGGGCCGGCTCGACACGCGTGATCGGGAGCGACTGGAGGCCGACCGCTACCGGGCCACCACCCACGTCGGCAAGACCGGGATCGAGCGTCAGTACGAAGGGCGTCTGCACGGTCATGCCGGATTCGAGCGAGTCGAAACCAACGCCAGCGGGCGGGTACTGCGCGTGCTCGAGCGCACCGATCCGCGTCCGGGCGAGGATCTGCGCCTGAATATCGACCTCGACGTGCAGCGGGCCGCCTATGAAGCTCTGGCCGAATTTGCCGGTGCCGTGGTCGTGCTGCACGTGCAAACCGGCGAGGTGCTGGCCCTGGTGAGCAAGCCGGGCTTCGATCCCAATCTGTTCGTGCATGGCATCGGGCACGGTGCCTATAACGACTTGCTGACCGACTTTCACCAGCCCTTGTTCAACCGCGTGCTGGCCGGCGGCTACGAACCCGGCTCGACGGTCAAGCCCTTCATTGCCCTGGCCGGGCTGCAGACGGGGGAGATTTCGCCCGAGACCACGGTCTTTTCCGGCGGCACTTTCCGTCTGCCCAACCACCGCCGCGTCTATCGCGACTGGAAGGATGGCGGCCACGGTCGCGTCGATCTCGAGCTGGCCCTGGCCGAGTCCGTCAATGTGTACTTCTACCGTCTTGCCGTGGACCTGGGCATCGACCGCATCTCGCGCGAGTTGGCGCTGTTCGGCTTCGGTCGTGCCACCGGCCTGGATCTGCCTGGTGAAATCAGCGGGATATTGCCGACACGCAGCTGGAAGCGTGCGACCTTCGGCCAGCCGTGGTTCCCCGGTGAAACGGTGATTACCGGCATTGGCCAGGGTTTCACGGTGGTCACGCCGATTCAGCTGGCGCACGCCACGGCCGCGCTGGCCGGGCGTGGGCAGACGGCGCCGCCCGCGCTGGTCGATCGCAGGGAGCCGGTGCAGATGGTGCGCCACGATGAGGCCTGGTGGCAGGCTATCCACGAGGGCCTGGAAGCGGTGGTGCACGGCGCGCGCGGCACGGCCCGCGCGATCGGGCCCGAACTGCTCGTGAACATGGCCGGAAAGACCGGCACTGCCCAGGTCTTCACCCGCCCGGAAGAGCTCGAAGGTTTCGAAGAGCGCGAGCAGGAAGACCTGCCGGAGTTTCTGCGCAACCACGCATTGTTTACTGGTTTCGCCCCGGCCGATGAACCACGCCTGGTGGTCACCGTGGTGGCCGAGCATGGCGGCGGCGGCGCCTCGGTTGCGGCACCGATTGCGGCGAGTGTCCTGAATGCTGCGCTGGAGGCGGGGCTGTGA
- the queE gene encoding 7-carboxy-7-deazaguanine synthase produces the protein MTYSVREIFHTLQGEGLNAGRPAVFLRFTGCNLWSGREKDRQRAICQFCDTEFVGTDGPGGGKFADAEALATAVARHWPPEANGPRLVVCTGGEPLLQLDEAAITALHRREFEVAVETNGTIAAPTGIDWLCVSPKAGADLVQQSGDELKLVFPQENVDPESYEHLAFRHFLLQPMDGPHLAENSQAAIDYCLHHPRWRLSLQTHKLLGIP, from the coding sequence ATGACCTACAGCGTGCGCGAGATTTTCCATACCTTGCAGGGCGAAGGCCTCAACGCCGGCCGCCCGGCCGTGTTCCTGCGCTTTACCGGCTGCAACCTGTGGTCGGGGCGCGAGAAGGATCGGCAGCGGGCCATCTGCCAGTTCTGCGACACCGAGTTCGTCGGTACCGACGGACCGGGCGGCGGCAAGTTCGCCGACGCCGAGGCGCTGGCTACTGCCGTGGCCCGACACTGGCCGCCAGAAGCGAACGGCCCGAGGCTGGTCGTCTGCACCGGCGGCGAACCGCTGCTGCAGCTCGACGAAGCGGCCATCACCGCACTGCACAGGCGCGAATTCGAGGTGGCGGTTGAAACCAACGGCACCATCGCCGCACCGACAGGCATCGACTGGCTGTGCGTCAGCCCCAAGGCCGGGGCCGACCTGGTGCAGCAATCCGGCGACGAGCTGAAGCTGGTCTTTCCCCAGGAAAACGTCGATCCCGAATCCTATGAACATCTGGCGTTTCGACACTTTCTGTTACAGCCCATGGACGGGCCGCATCTGGCCGAGAACAGCCAGGCGGCCATCGACTACTGCCTGCACCACCCGCGGTGGCGCCTGAGCCTGCAAACCCACAAACTGCTGGGAATCCCCTGA
- the fabA gene encoding bifunctional 3-hydroxydecanoyl-ACP dehydratase/trans-2-decenoyl-ACP isomerase, whose product MNRPDHYDKEALVACGHGRLFDGDMRLPTDEMLMFDRISSINDDGGAYGRGEVVAELDLHPDLWFFRCHFENDPVMPGCLGLDALWQLVGFFLAWNGGKGRGRALGVGQVKFFGQVLPDNRLVRYRLDIRRVMRRGLEMAIADGTVSVDDREIYSAKDLKVCLFTSMEAFGGQDR is encoded by the coding sequence ATGAACCGACCTGACCATTACGACAAGGAAGCGCTCGTCGCTTGCGGCCATGGTCGTCTGTTTGACGGCGACATGCGCCTGCCCACCGACGAGATGCTGATGTTCGACCGCATCTCAAGCATCAACGACGACGGTGGCGCATACGGCCGGGGCGAGGTGGTGGCCGAACTCGATCTGCACCCGGATCTATGGTTCTTTCGCTGCCATTTCGAGAACGACCCGGTGATGCCCGGCTGTCTGGGGCTGGATGCCCTGTGGCAGCTGGTCGGATTTTTCCTGGCCTGGAACGGCGGCAAGGGTCGCGGGCGCGCGCTCGGGGTTGGCCAGGTCAAGTTCTTCGGTCAGGTGCTGCCCGACAACCGGCTGGTTCGCTACCGGCTCGATATCCGCCGCGTCATGCGGCGCGGCCTGGAAATGGCCATCGCCGACGGCACGGTCTCGGTCGACGACCGCGAAATCTATTCCGCGAAGGATTTGAAGGTGTGCCTGTTCACGTCCATGGAAGCCTTCGGAGGGCAGGATCGATGA
- a CDS encoding carbohydrate kinase family protein — MSVLICGSLAYDNIMVFPERFKDHILPDKTHMINVAFLVPELHRNFGGTAGNIAYNLQQLGGEPLPMATVGPDFDEYARHLERLDINQDYVRCLGDHWTAQAYITTDLDDNQITAFHPGAMNEAHCQPVPEDRDIAFGIVSPDGKQAMLDHSEQFREAGIPHIFDPGQGLPLFSGDELKRMIENADWLAVNSYEWEMLKKKTGWAHEDITSRLSGGLVITLGGDGSELWTGDGKTHIPAVKPAKITDPTGCGDAYRAGLLFGLERGWDPADACRLGSVIGALKIAESGPQNHDFTPEEVAERFESEFDRPLPQ, encoded by the coding sequence ATGTCCGTCCTGATTTGCGGCTCGCTGGCCTACGACAACATCATGGTCTTTCCGGAACGGTTCAAGGACCACATCCTTCCCGACAAGACCCACATGATCAACGTCGCCTTCCTGGTGCCGGAACTGCACCGCAATTTCGGCGGAACGGCCGGAAACATCGCCTACAACCTGCAGCAGCTCGGCGGCGAGCCGCTGCCGATGGCCACCGTCGGCCCGGACTTCGACGAGTACGCCCGCCACCTCGAGCGCCTGGACATCAACCAGGACTACGTGCGCTGTCTGGGCGACCACTGGACGGCGCAGGCCTATATCACCACCGACCTCGACGACAATCAGATCACCGCCTTCCACCCCGGCGCCATGAACGAGGCCCACTGCCAGCCGGTGCCCGAAGACCGCGACATCGCTTTCGGCATCGTCTCACCCGACGGCAAGCAGGCCATGCTCGACCATTCCGAGCAGTTCCGCGAAGCGGGCATCCCGCATATTTTCGATCCCGGCCAGGGCCTGCCGCTGTTTTCCGGCGACGAACTCAAGCGCATGATCGAGAACGCCGACTGGCTCGCAGTCAATTCCTACGAGTGGGAAATGCTCAAGAAGAAGACCGGCTGGGCACACGAAGACATCACCTCGCGGCTCTCCGGCGGACTGGTCATCACCCTCGGCGGCGACGGCTCGGAACTTTGGACCGGCGATGGCAAGACGCACATTCCGGCAGTCAAGCCCGCAAAGATCACCGACCCGACCGGCTGCGGAGATGCTTATCGTGCGGGGCTGCTGTTCGGCCTCGAACGCGGCTGGGACCCGGCCGACGCATGCCGCCTGGGCTCAGTGATCGGCGCACTCAAGATCGCCGAGTCCGGCCCGCAGAACCACGATTTCACGCCGGAGGAAGTTGCCGAACGGTTCGAGTCCGAATTCGACCGACCGCTGCCACAGTAA
- the mreC gene encoding rod shape-determining protein MreC, whose amino-acid sequence MTPGGSAWPAAIDSDAAARIARLMFYALLAVVLMTLDHRGQYVEQLRALGWRAVEPVIMAVEAPFALGQRLGEELRDRHELMQTIEQLELERRERRAELALLEELADDNRELRALLEATRRDLPDFQAAELMHIDLNPWSHRVVINRGGRDGLQAGQPVMDSRGVIGQVDEVGMHTAQVILISDPDHALPVRVQRTGLRTVAYGSGRINQLRLTDLPMNVDLDPGDRLLTSGLGGAFPAGLPVAEIETVSRPSGEAFALAEARPLGRLDRSRHVLVVDAPIAQTSPENETSVEEDPAPEPETP is encoded by the coding sequence GTGACTCCTGGCGGCAGTGCATGGCCGGCGGCGATCGACAGCGATGCGGCCGCCCGCATCGCCCGGCTGATGTTCTATGCACTGCTTGCTGTTGTTCTGATGACCCTCGACCATCGCGGTCAGTACGTCGAGCAACTGCGTGCGCTGGGTTGGCGTGCGGTCGAGCCGGTCATCATGGCTGTCGAAGCGCCCTTTGCGCTCGGTCAACGCCTGGGTGAGGAGCTGCGCGACCGCCACGAGCTGATGCAGACCATCGAGCAGCTCGAGCTCGAACGGCGCGAGCGCCGCGCCGAGCTGGCGTTGCTCGAGGAACTCGCGGACGACAACCGGGAACTGCGCGCACTGCTCGAGGCCACCCGCCGGGACCTGCCCGACTTCCAGGCTGCCGAATTGATGCACATCGATCTCAATCCGTGGTCGCATCGGGTGGTCATCAACCGCGGTGGCCGTGACGGCCTGCAGGCGGGTCAGCCGGTCATGGACAGTCGGGGTGTGATCGGCCAGGTCGACGAGGTCGGCATGCATACCGCGCAGGTCATTCTGATTTCCGATCCGGACCATGCCTTGCCGGTTCGGGTTCAACGCACCGGTTTGCGCACCGTGGCCTACGGCAGCGGTCGCATCAATCAGCTGCGGCTGACCGACCTGCCGATGAATGTCGATCTCGATCCCGGTGACCGCCTGCTGACATCAGGGCTGGGCGGCGCATTCCCGGCCGGGCTGCCGGTGGCGGAAATCGAAACCGTTTCTCGACCCTCGGGTGAGGCTTTTGCCCTGGCCGAAGCGCGGCCGCTGGGTCGCCTCGACCGCTCTCGCCACGTGTTGGTGGTCGACGCGCCCATTGCACAGACGTCGCCAGAAAACGAAACAAGCGTAGAAGAAGACCCGGCGCCGGAGCCCGAGACACCATGA
- a CDS encoding type VI secretion system tube protein Hcp — protein MGSSIQRSAVFRGCVSGVLLLLAGFASLPAIAQDFLVMQATCGSVLTVGEGTRPGLEDYVEIGSFHHGVSNTVVFGGSGPTIGNTMFDSFRVVKAVSRSSIGLVEALVTGQSCPEIRIERWGPDPSSGESVQRWRVVLSKAFVNERKEWHAGNEGQAEESLGFIAEEIEWTYFDGKGEVITSWNFVAQSK, from the coding sequence ATGGGGAGTTCCATTCAGCGTTCGGCCGTGTTTCGCGGTTGCGTTAGTGGGGTGCTATTGCTGTTGGCCGGGTTCGCCAGTTTACCGGCGATTGCCCAGGATTTTCTGGTCATGCAGGCCACCTGCGGCTCGGTTCTTACAGTGGGGGAAGGCACTCGCCCGGGACTGGAAGACTACGTCGAGATCGGTTCTTTCCATCACGGTGTATCCAACACCGTCGTGTTTGGCGGTTCCGGCCCGACCATCGGCAACACCATGTTCGACTCATTCCGGGTGGTCAAGGCCGTGTCGCGCAGTTCGATCGGGTTGGTCGAAGCGCTGGTCACTGGCCAGAGTTGTCCGGAGATTCGCATCGAGCGCTGGGGCCCGGACCCGAGCTCCGGCGAGAGCGTGCAGCGCTGGCGCGTGGTGCTGTCCAAGGCCTTCGTCAACGAGCGCAAGGAATGGCATGCCGGGAATGAAGGTCAGGCCGAGGAATCTCTCGGCTTCATCGCCGAGGAAATAGAGTGGACCTACTTTGACGGGAAAGGAGAGGTTATCACCTCGTGGAACTTTGTCGCCCAATCCAAGTAG
- a CDS encoding 6-carboxytetrahydropterin synthase: protein MSLRSLYFSAAQSFEAARRTGGDLHGHGFCARLVAAPRSFDAAFPGAEVDTLAEQLAAAVAPLDYSLLEDHVENADDAALAGSILTTLNLEAPSALDLRSAPDRGAIVKSGGERLAWQRFRLEAAHRLPHVPPGHKCGRMHGHGFEVTLYGTIEPDAEAHAAQQGIARAWQPLQRQLHLACLNDLPGLENPTSEVLARWIWQRLEEALPDRVGVTVMETGSAGCHFDGERWRIWKSMSFDSAVRLARAPEGDRRQLIHGHTFTTRLHLAGGLDEVMGWVYDYGDVKHRFDPVFRALDHQPLHEQPGLADNDPASIAAYIDAEMAAALPGLSRIDVLSTPGCGALLCRRPDERGLLVP from the coding sequence ATGAGTCTTCGTTCCCTCTATTTCAGCGCGGCACAGTCCTTCGAGGCGGCGCGGCGCACCGGTGGCGACCTGCACGGTCATGGCTTTTGCGCCCGGCTCGTGGCTGCACCACGCTCGTTCGACGCGGCTTTCCCTGGCGCCGAAGTCGATACGCTGGCCGAGCAGCTGGCAGCCGCCGTCGCACCACTCGACTACAGCCTGCTTGAAGACCATGTCGAGAACGCCGACGACGCGGCGCTGGCCGGGTCGATTCTGACGACGCTGAATCTCGAAGCGCCAAGCGCGCTCGATCTGCGTAGCGCTCCCGATCGGGGCGCGATCGTCAAGTCCGGGGGCGAGCGCCTGGCCTGGCAGCGATTTCGTCTGGAGGCCGCCCACCGCCTGCCCCATGTGCCGCCCGGTCACAAGTGCGGCCGCATGCACGGGCACGGTTTCGAGGTCACCCTGTATGGCACGATCGAACCGGACGCTGAGGCACACGCGGCGCAGCAGGGGATTGCCCGTGCCTGGCAACCGCTGCAACGGCAGCTGCACCTGGCCTGCCTCAATGACTTGCCGGGGCTCGAGAATCCGACCAGCGAGGTGCTGGCACGGTGGATCTGGCAGCGGCTCGAGGAAGCACTGCCCGACCGGGTCGGCGTCACGGTGATGGAAACGGGCTCGGCCGGCTGCCATTTCGACGGCGAGCGCTGGCGCATCTGGAAGTCGATGTCCTTTGACAGCGCGGTGCGGCTGGCGCGCGCGCCCGAGGGTGATCGGAGGCAACTGATTCACGGCCACACGTTCACCACGCGACTACATCTGGCCGGCGGACTCGACGAAGTGATGGGCTGGGTGTACGACTACGGCGATGTCAAGCACCGCTTCGATCCCGTCTTTCGCGCGCTCGACCACCAACCCCTTCATGAACAACCCGGACTGGCGGACAATGACCCGGCGTCGATCGCGGCTTATATCGATGCGGAAATGGCTGCCGCACTGCCGGGCCTGAGCCGAATCGATGTCCTGTCCACGCCCGGCTGCGGTGCGCTGCTGTGCCGCCGGCCCGACGAACGCGGACTGCTGGTGCCATGA
- a CDS encoding helix-turn-helix transcriptional regulator, which produces MNSIRELAEAMLRYLGSAGLSPAELAQQTRIPADRLDTCNPDLSPSQMAQLWPLIQSSMACQPRFTMLVRALIDRQLANGRARVADIADQLNMSRQTLYKRLKEENQTFAALLDQARREQALVFLRDRRRTLTEVAHQLGFSELSAFSRAFKRWMGQSPAHFRDSHRT; this is translated from the coding sequence ATGAATTCGATCAGGGAACTGGCTGAAGCGATGCTGCGCTATCTGGGTTCGGCCGGCCTGTCTCCGGCGGAGCTGGCCCAGCAGACCCGGATTCCCGCCGACCGGCTCGACACCTGCAACCCCGACCTTTCACCGTCACAGATGGCGCAGCTGTGGCCACTCATCCAGAGCAGCATGGCTTGCCAGCCTCGCTTCACCATGCTGGTGCGCGCGCTGATCGACCGGCAGCTGGCGAACGGCCGCGCCCGGGTCGCCGATATTGCCGACCAACTCAACATGAGCCGGCAGACCCTGTACAAGCGTCTCAAGGAGGAGAACCAGACCTTCGCCGCCCTGCTCGACCAGGCGCGTCGCGAACAGGCCCTGGTGTTTCTGCGTGATCGCCGGCGCACGCTCACGGAGGTCGCCCACCAACTGGGCTTTTCCGAGTTGAGCGCCTTCAGCCGAGCGTTCAAGCGCTGGATGGGGCAATCACCGGCCCACTTCCGGGATTCCCACCGGACCTAG
- a CDS encoding rod shape-determining protein, translating to MFKRLRGLFSNDLSIDLGTANTLIFVRGQGIVLNEPSVVAVRMERGPGGPQEVAAVGAEAKQMLGRTPGNIRTTRPLKDGVIADFNMTEQMLQHFIKKVHSSRFLRPSPRVLVCVPCSSTQVERRAIKESAEGAGAREVFLIEEPMAAAIGAGIPIHEARGSMVLDIGGGTTEVAVLSLNGIVYSNSVRIGGDHFDEAIVNYVRRSYGTLIGESTAERIKMEIGCAHQQDDISEIQVSGRNLAEGVPKMITLNNNEVLEALSEALSSIVSSVKTALEQTPPELCADVAETGIVLTGGGALLRGLDKLLMEETGLPVIIADDPLTCVARGGGRALELMDENKGDFFFAA from the coding sequence ATGTTCAAGCGACTGCGCGGTTTATTCTCCAATGACCTGTCCATTGACCTGGGCACGGCCAATACCTTGATCTTCGTTCGCGGCCAGGGCATCGTGCTCAATGAGCCCTCCGTCGTGGCGGTGCGCATGGAGCGCGGTCCCGGCGGGCCCCAGGAAGTCGCTGCCGTGGGCGCCGAGGCCAAGCAGATGCTCGGTCGCACACCGGGCAACATCCGCACCACGCGGCCGCTGAAGGACGGTGTGATCGCCGACTTCAACATGACCGAGCAGATGTTGCAGCACTTCATCAAGAAGGTGCATTCCTCACGCTTTCTGCGGCCGAGCCCGCGCGTGCTGGTGTGCGTGCCCTGCTCTTCGACCCAGGTCGAGCGCCGCGCCATCAAGGAATCGGCCGAGGGTGCCGGCGCGCGCGAGGTCTTCCTGATCGAGGAGCCGATGGCGGCGGCGATCGGCGCCGGCATTCCGATCCACGAGGCGCGCGGTTCGATGGTGCTCGACATCGGCGGTGGCACCACCGAGGTCGCCGTGCTCTCGCTCAACGGCATTGTCTACTCCAATTCCGTACGCATCGGCGGCGACCACTTCGACGAGGCCATCGTCAACTACGTGCGCCGCTCCTACGGCACCCTGATCGGGGAATCCACCGCCGAGCGCATCAAGATGGAAATCGGCTGTGCCCACCAGCAGGACGATATCTCCGAGATCCAGGTTTCGGGTCGCAACCTGGCCGAGGGCGTGCCCAAGATGATCACGCTCAACAACAACGAGGTGCTCGAGGCGCTCAGTGAGGCGCTGTCGAGCATCGTCAGTTCGGTCAAGACCGCGCTCGAGCAGACGCCGCCCGAGCTGTGTGCCGACGTGGCTGAAACCGGCATCGTCCTGACCGGCGGCGGCGCACTGCTGCGCGGACTCGACAAGTTGCTGATGGAAGAGACCGGCCTGCCGGTGATCATCGCCGATGACCCGCTTACCTGCGTGGCCCGTGGCGGTGGTCGGGCGCTGGAGCTGATGGATGAGAACAAGGGTGACTTCTTCTTTGCGGCCTGA